The Streptomyces sp. NBC_00569 genomic sequence GGTGATGGGCCTGATCCCCCTGACCGGCATGGCGATGCCGTTCCTCGCGCAGGGCGGCTCGTCCGTCGTCACGAACTGGATCATCGTGGCGCTGCTCGTCCGGATCAGTGACTCCGCGCGTGGCCAACTCCTGCCGGACGACGCGCTGGAGGCGCATCGGTGACCCGCTACATCCGCCGCGCCTCGGTCTTCTGCCTGGTGCTGCTCGTCGCGCTGCTGGTCAACTCGGCCCGCGTGATGATCTTCGAGGCGGACTCTCTCGACGACAACCCGGCCAACCGCCGCAACACCATCGCGCGCTACGACCAGCCGCGCGGCAACATCCTCGTCGACGGCAAGACCGTCACCGGTTCGAGGGACACGGGCGAGCAGCTCCGTTACGAACGGACCTACAAGAAGGGTCCGTTGTACGCGCCGGTGACCGGGTACGCGTCCCAGGTGTACGGCACCTCGCTGCTGGAGAACGCGGAGGACGACATCCTCTCCGGCACGGACCCGATGCTCGCCCCGCTCCCCCTGTTCGACGACCTGACGCGCTCGCAGCAGCCGAGCGGCGAGGTGGCGACCACGATCAACGCGGCGGCGCAGAAGGCGGCGTATTCCGGGCTGGCAGGGCGTCGGGGCGCGGTCGCGGCGCTCGATCCGGCGACCGGGGAGATCCTCGCCCTGGTGAGCAGCCCCTCGTACGATCCGGGGGCGATCGCGGGGACGGATGCGGCGACGGTGTCGGCGTGGAAGAAGCTGATCCGCGCGCCGAGTCAGCCGATGCTCAACCGGGCGATCCGTCAGACGTATCCGCCCGGCTCGACCTTCAAGATCGTCACCGCGGCGGCGGCCCTCGACTCGGGCGTCGTGAGGGATGTGGACGAGCCGACGGAAACCCCGAGCCCCTGGCGTCTGCCCGACACGTCGACGTTGCTGCGCAACGAGGCGCACGGCTGTGAGGACGCCTCGCTCGCGGACGCGATCCGGGTCTCCTGCAACACGGTGATGGCGAAACTCGGTGTCCAGGTGGGGCTGAAGGGGATGGTGTCGGCGGCCACGAGGTTCGGCTTCGACGATGCGGGGGTGAGGATCCCGTCGGGTGTCGCGCGGAGCAATTTCGACACGGACATGGACCGTTCGCAGCTGGCGCTCTCGTCCATCGGCCAGTTCAACACGGCGGCGACGCCGCTGCAGATGGCGATGGTCTCGGCCGCCGTCGCCAACGGCGGGGTCCTGATGGCGCCGCATCTGGTGGAGAGGACGACGGACGCGCACGGCAACACCGTGGCGCAGACCGGTTCGAAGGCGTACCGCCAGGCGATGACCCCGGCCACGGCGGTGCAGCTCCAGCAGATGATGCAGGACGCCGTGGAGTACGGCACGGGCACGAACGCGCAGATCCCCGATGTGGCCGTCGGCGGCAAGACCGGCACGGCGCAGCACGGTGTGGGCAACAAGGGCGCCCCGTACGCGTGGTTCATCTCCTGGGCGCGGGCCCCGGGGGCGGGCAATGCGCAGGTCGCGGTCGCGGTGGTGGTCGAGGACGCGTCGGCGGACCGTGCGGACATCAGCGGCGGTGGGAGCGCGGCGCCGATCGCGCGGGACGTGATGGAAGCGGCACTGAACTCGGCGGACCGGTAAGGGAATCGGCCCGCAAGTGGTCCCTGATACCAACAGGTGAAATGGCCCTCTACGGCGCGGCGCTCCCTGCCTATCGTGCGGTGCATGACTGACAACGGGACTGCGAGGACGACGGAAAACGGGACTCGCCACGAACTCGCCCAGGTGAACATCGGCCGCCTGACCGCCCCGCTCGACTCGGAGCAGCTGAGGGACTTCGCGGAGGGACTCGATCCGGTGAACGCCGTCGCCGACGCGTCGGACGGGTTCGTGTGGCGCCTGAAGGACGACAGCGGGGACGCGACGAGCTTCCGGGTCTTCGGCGACGCGTGGCTGCTCGTGAACATGTCGGTGTGGCGGGACACGAACGCGCTGACGGCGTTCATGTACCAGGGCCTGCACCGTGAACTGCTCGCCCGCCGAAGGGAGTTCTTCGAGCGCCTCGACGAGGCGGTGACCGCTCTGTGGTGGGTGCCGGCCGGGCACCGGCCCACCGTCGAGGAGGCGGAGGAGCGCCTGGTCCATCTGCGGGCGCACGGCCCGACGCCGTACGCGTTCAATCTGCGTACGGCGTTCCCGGCGGGCGTCGCCGGCCCCGAGCCGGAGCCGGAGTCCGTCAGCCGATCGGCTTCCTGATCTCCGAGCGGATCTTCGCCGCGGTCGCGGCCGCCGCGTCGAGGTCCACGTCGGAGGGGTCCTGAAGGGCGGTCTCGGGGGTGATCTCGGCGACGGTGGCGCCGGTGTTCCCGTCGGCCCAGGCACACATCGGGATGGTCGCCTGCTGCTTGGTGAGCACCTGGCAGGTGATGGTGACATCGGAGCCGGCCGGCTTGAAGTCCTTGGCGGGCACGGCGACTTCGGCGCCGTCGCTCTTGGCGGCGCCCTGCATCATGTTCTTGCGGGCGAGGTCGGTGTTCTTGAACCGGCCGTACATGCCGGAGATCACCACACCCGCGTTCTTCTTGGCGGGGTCGGTCGCGGCGTACTGGCCGACGGCCGCCTTGGTGTCACGCGCGTCCCAGGCGCCGTCCGCCTCGTCCTCGATCTGCTTGCCCTGGGTGCCGGACAGGTCCTGGGTGAGGGTGTACCTCCCGTCGAGGACGGTCTTCGGGATGGTCAGCTTGTACTCGGCCTTCGGGAAGCTCTTGTCGACCTCCGAGCCGAGCATGGCGACCGCGACGATCCCGACGACGACGACAGCGAGCGCGCCGCCGACGATGCCGAGGATCAACCCGACCCGGCGCTTCTTGGGCGGCGGGCCCATGGGGGCACCGCCCCATCCGGGTTAGGGGGCGCCGCCCGGGTAGGGCTGCTGGGCGTACGGGCCGGGCTGCGGCTGACCGTACGGACCGGGCTGGCCGGGCTGCTGCGGCGGGCCGTAGGGGCCGGGCTGGCCGTAGGGCGCGGCCGGGGGCTGCTGGCCGTACGGGTTGGGCTGGGGCGGCTGAGGCGTGGACACGTCAGCAAACTACTGCATGCGGGTGACATGTCCACACGCCCCGGGCACCACGGGCACCCCCGGGCATGACCTAGGGGAGCTGCGCGCCCTCGCCGATCGTCGACTCCACCTCCGCGACGCGCTCCAGCTCCTCCGCCGCGAAGCGTTCCGCGTCGAGCTTCTCGGCGATCTCCTCGTCCTGGGCCATCAGCTGGTCGAGGTTCGAGTTGCCCATCTCGAAGACGCCCATGTCGACGTACGCCTGCTGAAGGCGCTTGCCCCACAGGCCGATGTCCTTGACGCAGGGCACGATCCGGGAGAAGAGCAGCTGGCGGAAGAGGGCCAGGAACTCGGACTGCTCGCTGTACTCCTCGGCCTCCGCCTTGGAGATGCCGAAGTTCTCCAGTACCTCGACGCCGCGCAGCCGGTCGCGCA encodes the following:
- a CDS encoding peptidoglycan D,D-transpeptidase FtsI family protein — translated: MTRYIRRASVFCLVLLVALLVNSARVMIFEADSLDDNPANRRNTIARYDQPRGNILVDGKTVTGSRDTGEQLRYERTYKKGPLYAPVTGYASQVYGTSLLENAEDDILSGTDPMLAPLPLFDDLTRSQQPSGEVATTINAAAQKAAYSGLAGRRGAVAALDPATGEILALVSSPSYDPGAIAGTDAATVSAWKKLIRAPSQPMLNRAIRQTYPPGSTFKIVTAAAALDSGVVRDVDEPTETPSPWRLPDTSTLLRNEAHGCEDASLADAIRVSCNTVMAKLGVQVGLKGMVSAATRFGFDDAGVRIPSGVARSNFDTDMDRSQLALSSIGQFNTAATPLQMAMVSAAVANGGVLMAPHLVERTTDAHGNTVAQTGSKAYRQAMTPATAVQLQQMMQDAVEYGTGTNAQIPDVAVGGKTGTAQHGVGNKGAPYAWFISWARAPGAGNAQVAVAVVVEDASADRADISGGGSAAPIARDVMEAALNSADR
- a CDS encoding DUF3291 domain-containing protein, yielding MTDNGTARTTENGTRHELAQVNIGRLTAPLDSEQLRDFAEGLDPVNAVADASDGFVWRLKDDSGDATSFRVFGDAWLLVNMSVWRDTNALTAFMYQGLHRELLARRREFFERLDEAVTALWWVPAGHRPTVEEAEERLVHLRAHGPTPYAFNLRTAFPAGVAGPEPEPESVSRSAS